Proteins from one Naumovozyma castellii chromosome 3, complete genome genomic window:
- the NCAS0C05990 gene encoding uncharacterized protein, whose amino-acid sequence MRRKSCSKYRRSTNVPSPSTTKMARLLQSKTSHNLMDPFQFQKKYQQVGEQQQNEEEEQRGINDNGLSRTKKVTKNVSVIMPPADQTSSDFEQISSELTNVNDTKEDIWAQKEMGRYVLFNHHSHCEDARRCTNIFPLTWYEFFRLLHDEYLCTYTVDAGACECLHSLEKI is encoded by the coding sequence ATGCGCCGAAAATCTTGTTCAAAATACAGAAGATCAACTAATGTTCCTTCAccatcaacaacaaaaatgGCAAGGCTACTACAATCTAAGACAAGTCATAATCTAATGGacccttttcaatttcaaaaaaaataccaGCAGGTGGGCGAACAGCAACAgaatgaagaggaagaacaacGTGGGATCAATGACAATGGATTATCAAGGACCAAAAAAGTAACCAAAAATGTTAGTGTTATCATGCCACCAGCGGACCAAACATCTAGTGATTTTGAACAAATTAGTAGTGAACTAACTAATGTGAATGACaccaaagaagatattTGGGCTCAAAAAGAGATGGGTAGATATGTTCTGTTTAACCACCATTCTCATTGTGAAGACGCTCGTCGTTgtacaaatatttttccGCTTACATGGTATGAGTTCTTTCGACTTCTACATGACGAATATTTGTGCACTTATACAGTTGATGCTGGGGCTTGCGAGTGCCTTCActctttggaaaaaatatga